The segment agttacgagttaccaaatagttatcaagtgacacaaatgaaacctttttccaaactgtcatcaacttgctggtcgcaaaacagttaattttccgttacgagcagttacgaagtcaaaaaaagtcggctagtaacattttcgcaacaatttgttcactgttccttgtaaacacaatggattaaggaaaaacgattaaggaatattgctaatggtaaagataaacaactggtacacgggttgtgaaatgctcttgtaaatgcgtttatttacttaattgatggtacttggaatcttctccgcccagacattggtattaagtaaacaaatgatgattattctcaaacgtcaaaacgatcaagttacatcgaaacgaaaccggcaatgaaaataggttacagtgtaacttagaaatgacgacataagaaataagtgactacaacagatttaatattggttaccgtataaccgataccgtaaccaggtcgaaggctaaggttacgtacaactagaatgtaactgaaatgtaaccttctatgattaacactggtgataactgttttattcaaactgaaactattctttgatattaaattaacactttcttttcacaacaatcactaaaaaataccttttcccgatatcaacaatgtgaacaatgaacaatggctgcttaaaatcatttcatgcaatatgccgaaaacgatacaaaacttcaaggacgatggtgtagtagttagaaccaaaggcaaaatggctatgaattttactgtgatagaagtaatagcgaaaacaacttgatttttaatggtttctaggtgaatgctccactaattcattattgctaagaataagtttaaaaaatcaaaaaattaaaatttttatatttgatttacaaaacatcaatttttcaaagaagtaagtaacgaaaagctatattaaataagagcgcgtgaatttttcaaagctagaatcatgcatttcaccataaatttgaaactgcattaaaatttgtgttgaaataataatttatacactcttctatattcaacagttaaatttactgcttgacgttgacagccatagattgaaataataaacctgctacattttcgctatgcaataaaagttacaagataactaatttgccaccaattgaaagtcaatttacagtttatgtgtaacttcaatagtaaccattttgtaactatacatgttacatattggttattgagtaactgttaatgcaaccagatttagttacataagttgcgctatttcggttacacaactgttatattttaggttactgtaaccgaagttttacatttaaatttgtcgcatatcagccgctgcgactcaattgtgacaacgtgtgctacttgggttgtggtattccagaatgagcagtgaacgatccagagagactgccctcaatgttcacctttaagtggcgatcggataagtatgaaCGGAACCAACGCAGCAACGGACCACCTATGCCAAGCTTATCCAGTTTAGCAATAGCGATTAGGTGGTTCGATTTGTCGAAAGCTACGgaaagatcagtgtaaatgacatctgtttgcgaccgagcatcgaaactatttatcacgtaggatgtgagagtcaagagattggtagtcgtggagcgcttgggcataaatccatgttggttatcagagatgtactgattgaaaaatgcaaatactgGTTCAAACAGGGCGAGCTCTAACAGTTTCGAAATTGAGTTTAGAGCAgagattcctcgatagttaGCTACGTTTTTCCTATTCccctttttatgcacagggaacATGTAGGCCGATTTCCATGCTGAGGGAAAGACACCTGAGTTAACGGATAAGCTGAAAAGATGGCTCATTGGAGCAGCGATAGCGTGGATGCATTTTTTCAGGAACACGGGTGGTATATGTACCGTCCGGTCCAACGGCTCGAGAGAGTTTCAACTTCGCGGCGGCCGATGTAACCATCACTTCGTCGATGGTGAGGTTGTTCAATGAATGACCCAGGAAAGGAACACACAGGAACACAGTAAATACACTGGAGAATTTCATCGAGAACAGTTTAGACATTTGCTGAGAGTTGCTCGCCGTTTTATCACCCAGGAACATAACCGAGGGTAGACCGTCATCTTTCCGTTGCTCGTTGACATATTTCCAAAAAGATTTAGGGTTACGCTTCAATCTTCGCTCGACATTTCTCAGGTAGTTTCGAAAGCAGGAACGACTCAGGCGTTTGTATCTTGTATTAATCGACAGATAGTGGTTGCGGAGGGGTAAGGTCCTGTACCTCGAAAATTTCTTTAGAGCCGCTTTCCTTTCGGATTTGAGACGTCGCAACATTGTGTTTAGCCAGGGTATCTGGTACTGAGCGGTTCTTTTGGGAGTAGTTCTTTTGGGAACGTGACGATTGATAACGTAGTTCAAGAtattggagaaggttgtggcggCAGTGTTTAAATCGTCATTATCTAAAACTGTGCTCCAGTTGATGCTGCTTAAAACATCTAGAATATCCCCAAAATCAGCATGGGCGTAGTCGTAGAAGACGACCGGAGGCGCAAttgtcctaacttccatgcaatagtgacaagCTTTCATCATAAattgtcgcaacattttgaagtagagacaatatctttgtctcttgtgggttcgtgatttttgattccctgttCGCACCAAACCATTTTATTGatctatggtcataccgaactatttacttatcaatggtcgtaccgtttAAATAATGTATAGTCGTACTGAACCATTTTCTTCATTGAACAATGATCGTTACATTTGGAAACAATCGTTTATATTTCCGATATTTAAATTTAGCTATCGTCATAATGTGAGCAATTACCGTGGAATCATTAGTCTCGCCGCGGCAtctaaattatttgaaataattttgagtgGTGTGATACGCAGCAGGGCCTAACATTGTCGaagcaaataaatgaagctgatgcTTACTTGATCAGGTGGTTGTAAGCAGATTATATTTGTTTTATAACACCTTCTGATATTTTTAGCacattttgttacaatttgaaaataaactATTAGGAGGCTTaaacaaaaaacggaaaaatataGGTTTATAATAGATTCAGATACGCGTAACACATTGAGGTATTAATGAACAACATagattccaccactaagaaTGTTTCGTATcacttttattataaaatatgttacttgcaaaaaaatttgtcatcgttttaaaagtatattaaatacgtcacttcaTAAATACCAATACTtgcgaaaaaatttttattcGCTTTGTTATTTGAAATATCTGGAAATGTTGACAATTGACCTTCAACACAATGTGtgcgcttagttggtttcgaggtacgaacaagctagtcgtcgtatgtttgaatctcggctaggcggtgctgctagacatAGAGTgtgtaggattgttgcactagccccgtatctggcctgtactctaatagctggctgtgaagtctgtcgataaagaagggtcaagtcttagaaaagacgttcAAGCCCAAGGTTTTTACAACGCgttacaattaagataaaacTATTACAGGGAtacttcgatataagacaatttatcatTTCAAAATGTTGGGAGCATTATCAGCAAGTGACGTCAGCAATTGACCATAGAATTTTGCGGGTCGCAGGAAATGATCTCAAGTCCAAGTGCACAAGGCAAATTGCGGCACAGCTCCATGTCGCCTTGAAGGTGTGGAGTGTGCTGAACTGTAGGCGTGCTGGGTAaaaattagagatggtcgggtagcggaaaatttgcccgaaacccgcacccgtactcgtacccgccgggttcgggtcgggctcgggatttgaaaaaaaaataatttgcgggttcaggtcgggtacgggttcttaatttttgtttttgaaaccgggtacgggtcgggtcgggtatctctattgaccacatttaacactaaagatggtcgggtacccgggcccatcccgtacccgacgggttgcggtcgggttcgggtatcgaaaataataaacttgcgggttcgggtcgggtacgggtttctaatttttttcttaattgggtacgggtcgggttcaaattcaaattttcatacccgaccatctctagtaaaaatgcatcctttccacACTACAGGTTCAAGAGCTGATGTCTGCAAATAAAGCGAAGCGGCTTGACTTTTGCAAGATTATGTAAACTACAGTACTCTAAAACATATGtaaaacattgttgttgctgttgttgtttttcatacgtgtcagactGTGTTCGTCGCACCCGGtcatctagtgtgctatgcgtgatgtatcaattcgtgcagttttcggaTACTAAATCAACTCTCAACATGATACGTTTATAACTAAAGtgtaacgaaactaaaagagacagGCGTTTTActtcaaagaacgaattgtagaacggtatcagagcttcaaattgatagatataaacaatcagttttatcacacctttttaagagaaatttgataaaaacgccttgagaaaatacttatttcaaagctttttgcttccaaAAAGTTATTAAATGTCGTGAAGTATAAGGTTAAAGGCCAATTTTCAGTACCACTTGTTCGCATCACAATTTTAGGCTAATTTATAATAACGGCTGTTTAATAATAGCATAATTAAATGCAACCGTTGTTAGAAACTCTGATAACATACTAAAATGATCTGTTACAATTTTGTTAGGTCCTTCTAATTGGGTAGCCCTCATTTTACACATAAGACGACTCGTTTCTTTTGTTGAATAGAACCTTTCATGCAAACGTCTATTGAAGCTGGTGATTGTCCCAACTGACGGTGCTGAAAATTACGAATGATTTATCAATGGTAACTAGattaattaaaaaatatgttaaatTGCAGGAAATATGCAGGAAACTTTAAATGCGATCGTCACGATGAAATGAAACTCGCTTCACTACCGTTTTTTGGGGTCAGTTTTGAAGCGAAACGGTGCTTCATTGCTTTATTTATAAGTGACGTCTTGCAATTCGAGGTGGCGTTGCGTTAAGGTGACGTGGGCCTGGTTCATAGTTCATAAATCAAGCACcatagaaataatttttattaatttttattaataagCAAATCGacaatttgatgaaaaaaatatctgtaaaAAAATCTATAAAAGTCCACTCGCCGGGTGAAGGAAAATTGCGAAACAAAAGCGGAatgattttatatttttctctTCAGTATTGAGATTTTCAGCCAGGTCCCAAGTCTGAACATGTCTTACTTTATTTGCTGAAATGCGGTGGTACGTAACTATTCCGGGGATGAAGAGAGCCATGGTGCGTATTTCGGTGAAAAATGATAGTCTTCGGGGCTTCGTTGATCAATTGTAATATTACAACAAGTACATATATGTAATAATATTTATGACGGTAGTCTTTCCAATAGACGTAaggaatggtagaagaaagtaagtAATGAAATGTGGTAAAGAAACATTTTGTTTGAGTCTCATATGAGAAATAAGCTTCCTGTTTAAGTTTCTTTCGCATTTTGCTGGTAATTTTCCAAAGTAATGTCTTCAATATACGTCAGTCAGTCAGATTTTAGGCAAATTTTATAGGATAGAgtgttattttgcattttaaCAAGTTGCTAACAAGATTTTAGTATCTATTGTTACTATAGTTACTAAGCTGGCAGTTATGATATATTATCCTATTCTATTGCATTTATTGCAGTTTTCCATACTACCGGGAAAACAAACAGGGCTGGCAGAACTCCATTCGGCACAACCTTTCACTGAACGATTGCTTCATTAAAGTGCCCCGGGATAAGTCATCTGTTGGAAAATCAGCTCAATCAGCGGACGGAACGGAATCGAACGATAGTTCTGGGACCAACGGTTGTGGTGGCAGCGGTAAAGGCAGCTACTGGATGCTGGACCCGTCGGCTAACGATATGTTCGAACAGGGTAACTACCGCCGACGGAGAACGCGCCGTCAGCGAAATGCGAAAATGATTCTAAATGGCCACTTTCAGGTGAGTATTGGTAACACACTAGTAGTGTAGGGTTGTACAGGAATATTCAAAAGCAGTTTCAATGCTCTAGACATTAATTCTTGAATATGTATTCACTACTTTCTTTTTGCCTATCAGAACGcaatgaatatattttcatgaaaagatttattatttttagtATAAAAACCGTTTTTGAAATCCAGTATGTCAGTGATCTGGATCTGCGGCTCTGTATTCTGCAGGTTCTGTAATTCtgtagaaattcatttttacgcTTCGTATGgtcaaaaatttaacttttaagTTGTTATCTTAATGTTCTATTTGGGTAATTTTTTAGTATAACtgataaaaactttttttcttcttccatcAGACCTCTCCGTTTTCAATGGCGTTTTCTTCGTCTTCGGTGGCAGCAGCGGCCGCTGCCGCAGAATTCATTAAAACAACAGCAACGACGGATGATTTTCATCATCTGATAGGCAGCAACAATTTGGAGGTAAACTGCTTCCCGGGGGCATCAATTGGTCAGTCCATGCTTTCGCGCTCTCCTGGTGCTGGATCTGGCGGTGCATTACAGGGAGCTTCCTCGTCTCCATGCCACTCTGTAAATTCAACTTGTTCGTCTCCTGCGTTGCTGAACCACCACAATCAGTATCTCTATCAGGACCAACATCCAGAGCAACAATCTGCTTCAGGTGGTCTGGCAATTTCGACAAATGAAAACATGAAACGAGATTTTGATGAAGCTAACGATAGCGGTAGCAGCTTAACGAGTTTCCCGACGTCGTCGATATCGACAGCCATGACGACGTTAGACAGCGTAGTAGTTTCCACCAGCGGGTCCTTTGTAAATTCCACGTGCCAGCGATTCGCACGAGCTGCTGATAATTATTTAGATAATTTTCAATCGAATTTCTCATCGTTGGATGCATTCCTGGGTGAACTAAATGTGGCAAAGGTAAGCGCCTGTCTCACGAACGCCGCGGGCGGCCATTCGTTAGAGGAACAGCAACGTAGTTGGCGCCAGTTCACCGCCACCGATGAGCTCTCAGAAGAGAATTGCTCGAGAAGAACTCTGAACAGCTCGCCGCAGGTGGAGCCACAACAGAGGCATTCACTAGAAAAACCTTGCAGTGCTTCCGGTCTCGGTATGGGGTCGTCGAGTGGTTTGCGAACGAAAGCAAGTGGTTTAAAGTCGAGTAATTTTACCATCGAAAGTATTATGCGTAAACAGTAGGTGTCCTGGGGTAAGGTTTGCACAAGATGGGAGTGTATTACTAGTCACAGATGTACCGTAAAATGATTTTACATATTTAACGCTTTATAATGGCTTTAtataagatatttaaaaaaagttatagtaAAGGGTCTATTCAGTAATAAGTTTACTGTCTACAGTAATTTTATTAAAGGTTGAATTGTATATTACATCAAAAGTAATCATTTCATTAAGTCTTTCAAATAAAGAACAAATCGATGCGAACATTTTTGTTATTACAATTATATGTAATGTGTAACGGAGGCGCATGGTATTCGTCTTTACCTAAACTATAAATTGTTATGAGATGAtggcatagaaaattttctaattttcagAATATTCAGGAATAATCCGGAAGAAAGCATGAATTATACTCATCGTTTCATAGAGTCGGCTCTGAATTAATTTTGCTCACAAAAGATGTTCTTTTTTGCAGGACTCAATATATCTTATATATCTCTAAAAATACAAATATCTATGCGTTCGTCATGCTGTTGAGAACTCTGTCAGGGCACATTTACTTTTAAAGAATGCGATTTGCGTTTCCCCCAAGATTAAAAAGCTTTTTTTGTTTAGGTTCATCTAAAAGTTTGAGAAGATCTGAAATCTGCAAGAATTATCTTCATCAACACCCAAATTGTTGGATAAATTAAAGTAGGAATTGACAGAAACAATTCGTTGTTCATAATAGTTTATTACAATTACTCACCCTTTGTAACTTTAAGGATATTTTTTCTATCATTGATAATTGGTAATCTTAAATATAGATTGTTATCAATCTTGAACGAAGACTTATCAGTTTACTCGTTATCAAATTCTGCGAGCAATCCAAACAAATCAATCGACAATTTGCTGTGAAGCGTAAAATTGGATTTCGCAGTTTTTCAAAACGTGCAGAAACACTCAGTAAACTTGATTAGGCACCAATAATCGTTgatttttatacataaaataAACACATCCATCGACTCATGTGTACGAAACAGTCTATCTTTTTTTATGGAGCCACGGAATGTGGCACTTTGCCTCGAGAGACATGTACTGCCAACAGGTATCATCAGCGGATTTCATATAGCCGTAACGGAAGCGGTTCACATCCGGTTCTCGCATCTTTGAATCGCTCTTTCGTCTTTGTTTAACTGGCCAATTTATGCGTAATTGCTGTTGCAGATTGTGTTGTCAATTGAAGAGATTTATTCTATATGGGATTTATATAGTAGATTTAAAATGCGCTTTATAGCTTTCATTATTATTAATGGATTTATTCATGACAATTTGACTTTTTGGCAATTTAATAGATATAAACTATTTCTGCGCAAAATTCTAAATTCTCTGAAAGCAGTAGTACTGCTACGATAGTGATTTCATTCCTATCGAAAACGGTGGCAGCGGTTTCGGTATATTGGGAAGGTGATTTATGTTTGAATTACGAATCGGAGAATAAAAAACTTCAAACGTTATCGTTTGTGGGGCAGAGGAAGCGTAGTTGCCTTGCCAGAGTAAGAGGGTAAAATCGCATGGGG is part of the Sabethes cyaneus chromosome 2, idSabCyanKW18_F2, whole genome shotgun sequence genome and harbors:
- the LOC128736066 gene encoding forkhead box protein C1-B-like, translating into MIPYSSYAAALDQIHSINQELSVLAQNGRYFPLEAGGTNLGAPYLIGLNQWSLPFSFLKAAHRPEKPPFSYIALIAMAISSAPNQRLTLSGIYKYIMENFPYYRENKQGWQNSIRHNLSLNDCFIKVPRDKSSVGKSAQSADGTESNDSSGTNGCGGSGKGSYWMLDPSANDMFEQGNYRRRRTRRQRNAKMILNGHFQTSPFSMAFSSSSVAAAAAAAEFIKTTATTDDFHHLIGSNNLEVNCFPGASIGQSMLSRSPGAGSGGALQGASSSPCHSVNSTCSSPALLNHHNQYLYQDQHPEQQSASGGLAISTNENMKRDFDEANDSGSSLTSFPTSSISTAMTTLDSVVVSTSGSFVNSTCQRFARAADNYLDNFQSNFSSLDAFLGELNVAKVSACLTNAAGGHSLEEQQRSWRQFTATDELSEENCSRRTLNSSPQVEPQQRHSLEKPCSASGLGMGSSSGLRTKASGLKSSNFTIESIMRKQ